ACTCGTCCGGTGGGCACGGGAGGGGCGTCGGCGGATCGTGCTCTGGGACCTCATGCCGGGCGACTTTTTACCTTCCCGGTCGCCGTCAGCGCTCGCGGACGAGATCGTTCGGCTCGTGCGGCCCGGCTCGATCCTCGCCCTCCACGACGGCCCCCCTGCGCGCCGGGCCGTCGCCGCGCTCGACCTCGCCTTGCCTCGGCTCGCCGCTGCGGGGTGGACCGTCCCCCTCCTCCCCGCCCCATGACCGTAGCTCTCGCCCTCGTGTTCGGGGGCTACGTCGCGTTCCTGCTCGGCGTCGCCTGGCGAATCCGAACCCATCCTCCCATCGAGCCTCTCCCCGACGCGAAGCTCCCGACGGTCGCCGTCGTGGTCGCCGCGCGGGACGAGGAGGACTGCATCGGCCGCTGCCTCGACGCGCTCCAGGCCCAGGACTACCCGGCCGGCCGCCTCACGCTCGTCGTCGCCGACGACCACTCGACCGACGGGACCGCTGACGTCGTCCGTCAGCGTGCCGAGGCGGGCGGGCCGCACACCGTCCGCTACCTCCGCGTGCCGGACCCCGTGGGTCACCTCCGTGGCAAGGCCCAGGCGCTCCACACCGCGTTCGAGGCGGTCGACGCCGACGTCGTCCTCATCACCGACGCCGACTGCGCGCCCGTCGCGACGTGGGCGCGGACGCTCGCGTCGGCGTTCGCGGACGAGACGGTCGGCATCGCGTGCGGCCTCGCGCGGCTGGTCGAACGGGACGGCCATCCGTTCGACCGGGTCCAGGCGCTTGATTGGGAGCTCCTGATCGGGACCGTCAGCTCGGCGGCGGAGTCGGGACGGCCAGCGACGGGGATGGGCAACAACATGGGCGTTCGGCGAGAGGCGTACCTCAGAGTCGGGGGCTACCCGGCGCTGCCTTTTTCGGTCACGGAGGACTTTACGATCGTGCAGGCCGTCGCCAAGGCCGGCTGGCGCGTCCGCTTTCCCCTCGACGCGGCGGCCGTGGTGTGGTCGCTTCCGGCCGACAGCCTGCCCCAGGCCTACCGGCAGCGTCGGCGGTGGGCCCGAGGCGGGCTCAGCGGCGACCCGTGGGTGTTCCCGTTGTACGTCCTCCTGTTTGTCGTCCACGCGCTCCCCCTCGTCGGGCTGGCCGTCGCTCCGGGGGCGGCCATCGCCGCCCTCGCTGCAAAGGCCGTGGGCGACGGGGCCGCGCTGACCGCCCTCCGGCGTCGGGCAGGCGGGCGCGTCCACCTCGGGGCCTTGCTCGGGACGGTCGTATTCGTGACCGGCTACCTCGTCACGCTCCCCGCGGCCCTGGTCCTCAAACCCCAGATCGGCTGGAAGGGCCGGCGGCACTAAGGATCCCGCGGGGTGGGCGGCCCGTCTGTAGCTCCCCTTCTCCCCTGCCCCATGTCGACCGCCACCTCGTCCGCCCGCCACGCCAAACGCCACCCCCTCGAAACGCTCGGCCGCGTCGGGTACGGGGTCAAAGGTGTGCTCTACGCTCTGCTCGGCGTCATCGCCCTCGACGCTGCGATCGGCCCCGAGGACCCCGAGGGCCAGGAGGGGGCGTTCGCGACGCTCGCCCAACAATCCTATGGCGAGGTCCTCCTGTGGGTCCTGGTCGTCGGCCTCGCGGCGTACGCGCTGTGGCGCGTCGTCCTCGCGATCACCGACCCCGAGGGCGAAGGCGACGACGTCGAGGGCGCCGGGAAACGGTTCTTCTACGTCGTGAGTGCCGTCGCGTACGGGAGCCTTGCCTACTCGGCCTACCGGGTCGTGTCAGGTGCCGGGCAGAGCAGCGGCGGGGGGGCTGAGGACCGCGCGCAGACTCTCCTTGGCCTGCCGGCCGGCCGGTGGATCGTCGGGCTCCTCGCGCTGGGCCTCCTCGGCTACGGCCTCTATCAATTTGTCCGGGCCTACCGAGCCTCGTTTATGAGCAACTTCCACCTCGACCAGCGCGCAGTCCAGCACCGCGACCTCATCAAGCGGGCCGGCCAGTGGGGGCTGAGCGCCCGGGGGGTGGTCTACGTCCTGACGGGCACGTTCATGGCCCAGGCCGCTCTCCGTGCCGACGCCGACGAGGCCGGCGGGCTCGACCAGGCGCTCGGGGCGCTCCAACGGCAGAGCTACGGCCCGTGGCTGCTGGGCCTGGTAGCGATCGGGTTCATCCTCTACGGTGCCTATTGCTGGGTAAACGCGAGGTACCGACGTTACGAGGGGCAGTAACGGTCTAGCACTTATTCTCAAACCCCATTGAAACAATGCCATACGCCCCATAGCTTAAGCCACGTGTCCCCCTCCGTTCTCATGCCCCGCGCGAAAGGTGTCATCCGGATCGACTCCGACTCGACCCACGGGTGGCAGGTCCGGGTGTACCGGGACGGAAAAACGTTCTCGCGCCTGTTTTCCGACAAGAAGTGGGGCGGGCGCGACGAGGCCTTCGAAGCCGCAGCGACGTACCGGAAGGAGCTCATCGACGAGGTCTCGCAGCTCCCCGCGAAGCCGCGGCGACGTCGCCTGATCCGGTCCAACAAGAGCAACACGAGCGGCGTCGTCGGCGTCTCGCGGACCTACAAGCGCGACCGACGCGGCATCCGGCACGAGGTCTACGCGGTCTCCTGGAACCCGGAGCCCGGCGTCGCCCGCGGGACCTCGTTCTCGATCAAGCGCTACGGAGAGGACACGGCGTTCCGCCTCGCCTGCCAGCTCCGCTGGAAGAAGATGAAGGAGATCTACGGCGACCGCTACGATGTCGAGAGCTACCTCGACCTGTACCGCCAGAAGGCGGCGGTCGACGAGCGCGCGGAGAGGCGCCGCCGCGACAAGGGCGACGATTAGGCCTCGACTCGGCGGCGGACCGTCTCGACGACTGCGTCCACCGGCTCGGTCCCGTCGAGGCGGAGCACGTCGGCCGGCGGTTCGAGCGCCGCGAACTGGCTCGAGGCCAGGCCCACCCCTGCGTAGTGCCCGCGCCGCCCGGCCAGCCGCGCCTCGATGACACCGCGGGGCACGTCGAGCCACGCCACGAACACCCGCGGCTGGCCAGCGGTGAGGCGCTCCCGATAGGACGCCTTGAGCGCCGAACACGCGAGGACGGTCGGCGGCCCCTCCTGCACGCGGTGGCGGATGAGCGCCGCGAGCCGGTCGAGCCACGGCGCGCGGTCCGCGTCGGTGAGACCCTCACCCCGGCTCATCTTGGTGCGCGCCGCGACGCTGTGGTGGTCGTCCGCGTCCTCGAACGCCCAGCCGAGCGCGTCGGCCAGCCGTCGGCCGACCGTCGTCTTGCCGCTGCCCGCGACGCCGATGAGGAGGACGACGCGGGGGGTCGGGGTCACGGAGGGTTCGCGGGCGATGGATCGGAGCGTGCGTACTCTCTCGGCGTCTCATCGGTCCCGCGCCTCGTGTCCAACCGCCGCCTCATCCGCCTCGCCCTGTTCGCCGTCCTTGCCGTCGTCGTCGTCTTCGCGCTGAGCGACGTGCTCGGGCTCCGGGCGTCGGACACGAGCGTGGTCTCGCCGAAGGGCTACGTGGGGATCTCGCACGGGAGCCATACCCATTACGTCCCGAACGGTTGGGACGGGAGCACGAGCATCTCGGACTTCCCCACGAGCCCGCCGCCCGAAGGCATGACGGTGGCCGAGGACGGACGGATCGTGCCGGTGGAGTAGGCAGCGTACAGACCGTAGGGCGCTATCCGGATGCGGGTGGACACGACAGCCGCCGAGTCGCCATCGATGCGGAAATGGGCGTACCCGCGGTACGCTGGCTCGATGTAGCAACAGGCGACGAGCGTCCGCCCTCCACTCTCGACGGCGACAGCAGACTCGCCACGCGGCTCGACGGCGACCTCGGTCGTGCCCCCCGGCGGGATCGGCGGAAGCGCGTATCTCTCGCCGGTCACGGTCACGACGAGGTCTGATCGCTCGACAGGCCCGGCGTTTTCGACACGGACGAGCAGACCGGGCTCGCACCCGACGAGGATCAGCATCGCGCTGGCGGCGGTGGCTCGCCAGCACGACGCGATCGAATTACGCACCCTCTTGGTCGCCGGGGGTCGGATCGACGAGCGAGGGAGGAGCGGCGCCGGAGGCCAGCGGGGTCGACCCGTCGCCCGAGGCGGACGTGGCCGGCGCCTGGCGGTCGGCCGTGAGACGCTGCGCGAGGGCAGCGAGGTCGACGCCCGCGATGCTCTTGACGAGCTCCGGCGTCGTCGCCATGAGCCCGGCGACCGTGTCGGTGATCCGGCGGACGCCCTGGCCCGAGCCCGTGTCCACAACGGTCAGGGAGCCGATCGACGCGAGCGGCTTGGCGACCTCTCGGGCCAGCTCCGGCATCATCTTGGCCAGGAGGTCGAGCACGGCGGCCTCGCCGAACTTCTCGAATGCCTCGGCCAGCTTCTCCTTGGCCTCGGCCTCGGCGAGCCCGCGCTGGCGGATCACGTCGGCCTCGGCGAGACCCTCGGCGCGCGTCCCCTCCGCCCGGGCCTTGGCCTCGGCCTCGATCTCGAACTGCCGCGCCTCGGCCCGCCGCACCTGGCGGAGCTTGTCGGCCTCGGCGGCCTGCTCGACGGCGTAGCGGTCGGCGTCGGCCTTCTTCTTGACCTCCGAGTCGTACTGCTTCTCGCGGCGTTCGATCTCGAGCTTCTCGAGGTCCACCTCGCGCTGCTTCCGCACGAGCTCGACCTGCATCTGCTCTTCGACGACCGTCCGCTGGGACGTCGCCTCCTGGACGGAGTAGGCGAGGTCGGCTGCGGCCTTGGCCGTGTCCTGCTCCTGCTTGAACGCGGCGACCTTCAGCTCCTTCTCCTTGGTCGCCTCGGCCACGTTGGTGTCCCGGACGAGCTCGGCCTTCTGGCCCTCCTCGTCGGCGTTGGCCTTCTTGATGCGGCTGTCCCGGAGCGCCTCCGCCTCGGCGATGTCGGCGTCGCGCTTGATCGCGGCGATGCGCGGCCGGCCGAGCGCCTCGAGGTACCCGTTCTTGTCGCGGACGTCCTTGATCGTGAAGCTCACGATCTGGAGGCCCATCTTCTTGAGGTCGCGCGCGGCGACCGACTGGACCTCCTGGGCGAACTTGTCTCGGTTCCGATAGACCTCCTCGACGGTGAGCGTGCCGAGGATGGCGCGGAGGTGACCCTCCAACACCTCACGCGCTTCCGCACGGAGCTCCTCGTCGGGCTTGCCGAGGAACTGCTCGGCCGCCGTCGCGACGTCTTCGACCGACGAGCCCACCTTGATGACGGCCACTCCGTCGGTCATGACGGGCACGCCCTCGGCCGTGTAGACCTCCGGCGTCATGACGTCGAGCTTGTGGGAGAGCAGCGAGAGCTGCTCTCGCTGCTGGACGATCGGAACGATGAACGCGCCGCCCCCTCGGACGATCTTGACCTTCCGGGCCGACTCGTCGGTAAGGACGTTCTTTCCCCCCAACGCGGCGCCCGTGATGATCATGGCCTCGTCGGGCGAGACCGTTTTGTAGCGGCTCGCGACGAGCACGACGATCACGACGATCGTCGCGATCAGCACGACGGCGACGAGTCCAGTGGTTCCGAGGAGCTCTAACATGGGGATGGGGGGCTGAGTGGGTGTGTCTAGGCGCGCGTCTGGAGCCGGGGCGGCAGGCCCACCTGCTCCGGCGACTCCGCGAAGTCGTCGGTGTCGAGCGGCGCGACGCGGAGGACGCCGTCGGCGTCGACTTCCACGACGACGACGCGCGTGCCCGTGGGGATGGCGTGGCCCGAGAAGGACGCCGCCGTCTGGAACGTGGTGCTGGCGCCCATGCGGACCACGACC
This sequence is a window from Rubrivirga marina. Protein-coding genes within it:
- a CDS encoding glycosyltransferase; this encodes MTVALALVFGGYVAFLLGVAWRIRTHPPIEPLPDAKLPTVAVVVAARDEEDCIGRCLDALQAQDYPAGRLTLVVADDHSTDGTADVVRQRAEAGGPHTVRYLRVPDPVGHLRGKAQALHTAFEAVDADVVLITDADCAPVATWARTLASAFADETVGIACGLARLVERDGHPFDRVQALDWELLIGTVSSAAESGRPATGMGNNMGVRREAYLRVGGYPALPFSVTEDFTIVQAVAKAGWRVRFPLDAAAVVWSLPADSLPQAYRQRRRWARGGLSGDPWVFPLYVLLFVVHALPLVGLAVAPGAAIAALAAKAVGDGAALTALRRRAGGRVHLGALLGTVVFVTGYLVTLPAALVLKPQIGWKGRRH
- a CDS encoding DUF1206 domain-containing protein — its product is MSTATSSARHAKRHPLETLGRVGYGVKGVLYALLGVIALDAAIGPEDPEGQEGAFATLAQQSYGEVLLWVLVVGLAAYALWRVVLAITDPEGEGDDVEGAGKRFFYVVSAVAYGSLAYSAYRVVSGAGQSSGGGAEDRAQTLLGLPAGRWIVGLLALGLLGYGLYQFVRAYRASFMSNFHLDQRAVQHRDLIKRAGQWGLSARGVVYVLTGTFMAQAALRADADEAGGLDQALGALQRQSYGPWLLGLVAIGFILYGAYCWVNARYRRYEGQ
- a CDS encoding flotillin family protein, with protein sequence MLELLGTTGLVAVVLIATIVVIVVLVASRYKTVSPDEAMIITGAALGGKNVLTDESARKVKIVRGGGAFIVPIVQQREQLSLLSHKLDVMTPEVYTAEGVPVMTDGVAVIKVGSSVEDVATAAEQFLGKPDEELRAEAREVLEGHLRAILGTLTVEEVYRNRDKFAQEVQSVAARDLKKMGLQIVSFTIKDVRDKNGYLEALGRPRIAAIKRDADIAEAEALRDSRIKKANADEEGQKAELVRDTNVAEATKEKELKVAAFKQEQDTAKAAADLAYSVQEATSQRTVVEEQMQVELVRKQREVDLEKLEIERREKQYDSEVKKKADADRYAVEQAAEADKLRQVRRAEARQFEIEAEAKARAEGTRAEGLAEADVIRQRGLAEAEAKEKLAEAFEKFGEAAVLDLLAKMMPELAREVAKPLASIGSLTVVDTGSGQGVRRITDTVAGLMATTPELVKSIAGVDLAALAQRLTADRQAPATSASGDGSTPLASGAAPPSLVDPTPGDQEGA
- a CDS encoding gluconokinase; this translates as MTPTPRVVLLIGVAGSGKTTVGRRLADALGWAFEDADDHHSVAARTKMSRGEGLTDADRAPWLDRLAALIRHRVQEGPPTVLACSALKASYRERLTAGQPRVFVAWLDVPRGVIEARLAGRRGHYAGVGLASSQFAALEPPADVLRLDGTEPVDAVVETVRRRVEA